The Erythrobacter aurantius genome includes a window with the following:
- a CDS encoding glycosyltransferase family 4 protein has protein sequence MDTSDLRIALFSGNYNYTRDGANQALNRLVGSLLGKGAAVRVYSPTVAEPAFEPTGDLVGTPSVGMPFGRGEYRFPTGLGAKVRRDLEKFRPNIVHVSSPDPAGHAALRWAQDWDIPVLASVHTRFETYPRYYNMAFLEPLLIRILRRFYNRCDALVAPSQSMIDELLAMDMHDDISLWSRGVDRTIFSSERRDLEWRRSLGLEDDDVAIVFLGRLVMEKGLDVFAETIVQLRKRQIPHKVLVIGDGPARGWFQDALPGGIFAGFKTGAELGQALASGDIFFNPSITETFGNVTLEAMASGLPVVAAGATGASSLVTDGVTGRLVPLVGKKGAEAPDSEGLAEAIAPYCTDPALRKAHGAAGEERSMEYSWEAINQVVADTYIRLIEDRRALQEAEAAAEAAA, from the coding sequence ATGGACACCTCCGACCTCCGCATTGCCCTGTTCAGCGGCAACTACAACTACACTCGCGATGGCGCGAACCAGGCGCTCAATCGCCTTGTCGGCTCGCTTCTGGGCAAGGGCGCGGCGGTGCGCGTCTATTCGCCCACAGTGGCAGAGCCCGCGTTCGAGCCGACCGGCGATCTTGTCGGCACGCCATCGGTCGGAATGCCGTTCGGGCGCGGAGAATATCGCTTCCCCACCGGCCTCGGCGCGAAAGTGCGGCGCGATCTCGAAAAATTCCGGCCCAATATCGTGCACGTATCCTCGCCCGATCCGGCAGGGCATGCGGCGCTGCGTTGGGCGCAGGATTGGGACATTCCCGTTCTGGCCAGCGTCCACACACGGTTCGAAACCTATCCGCGCTATTACAACATGGCGTTTCTTGAGCCGCTGCTGATCCGCATCCTGCGGCGTTTCTACAATCGCTGCGATGCGCTGGTCGCTCCGTCGCAGAGCATGATCGACGAATTGCTGGCGATGGACATGCACGACGACATCAGCCTGTGGTCGCGCGGGGTCGACCGGACGATCTTTTCCAGCGAACGGCGCGACCTCGAGTGGCGCCGCAGCCTCGGCCTTGAAGATGATGACGTGGCCATCGTGTTCCTTGGCCGGCTGGTGATGGAAAAGGGGCTGGACGTCTTTGCCGAAACCATCGTGCAGCTGCGCAAGCGGCAGATCCCGCACAAGGTGCTGGTGATCGGCGACGGCCCGGCGCGCGGCTGGTTTCAGGATGCGCTGCCCGGCGGCATCTTCGCCGGGTTCAAGACCGGGGCCGAACTGGGTCAGGCGCTGGCAAGCGGGGACATCTTCTTCAACCCGTCGATCACCGAAACCTTTGGCAACGTCACTTTGGAAGCGATGGCGAGCGGCCTGCCGGTCGTCGCCGCAGGGGCCACTGGGGCGTCGAGCCTCGTCACCGACGGTGTGACCGGGCGGCTTGTCCCGCTGGTTGGAAAGAAGGGGGCGGAGGCTCCCGACAGCGAAGGTCTGGCAGAGGCAATCGCGCCCTATTGCACCGATCCCGCGCTGCGCAAGGCACACGGCGCGGCGGGTGAGGAACGCAGCATGGAATACAGCTGGGAAGCGATCAATCAGGTCGTCGCGGACACCTATATCCGCCTGATCGAAGACCGGCGCGCCCTGCAGGAAGCAGAGGCGGCAGCCGAAGCCGCCGCCTGA
- a CDS encoding phosphoserine transaminase, whose amino-acid sequence MTDYARGLLHEPPLKPERPQFSSGPTVKFPGWSLDKLKTDSLGRSHRSALGKARLKYAIDLTRELLGVPDDYLIGIMPASDTGALECAMWTMLDPARPVTVAAWESFGNVWIQDAVKQLKLPNLQTMTADYGEIPDLTTIPQRNDVVFTWNGTTSGAKIPNTDWLEPGREGITINDATSAIFAMEMDWAKLDATTFSWQKIMGSEAQHGMLILSPKAVARIESYDPAWPLPKLFRLKKGDKINQGIFVGETINTPSMLATEDYIAALEWAKSIGGRKALFERADRNAKIVKDWIEAKPWLKNMVSDPAKRTNTGVCMKFTGEWYDSLSPEDQAAVPKKIVKLLEERHVGYDFNGYRDAPPSLRIWCGGTVEAEDIERLLPWIEWAYETVKNG is encoded by the coding sequence ATGACTGACTACGCACGCGGGCTCTTGCACGAGCCCCCGCTCAAGCCTGAGCGTCCGCAATTTTCATCCGGCCCGACGGTCAAGTTCCCCGGATGGTCCCTCGACAAATTGAAAACCGATTCGCTCGGGCGTTCGCACCGCTCCGCGCTGGGCAAGGCGCGTCTCAAATACGCGATCGACCTCACCCGCGAACTGCTGGGCGTGCCCGATGATTACCTGATCGGGATCATGCCCGCATCGGACACCGGCGCGCTCGAATGCGCGATGTGGACCATGCTCGATCCTGCGCGCCCGGTGACGGTCGCCGCGTGGGAAAGCTTTGGCAATGTGTGGATTCAGGATGCGGTGAAGCAGCTCAAGCTGCCCAACCTGCAAACCATGACCGCCGATTACGGCGAAATTCCCGATCTCACCACGATCCCGCAGCGCAACGATGTCGTCTTCACCTGGAACGGCACGACCTCGGGCGCAAAAATCCCGAACACCGACTGGTTGGAGCCGGGCCGCGAAGGGATCACCATCAACGACGCCACCAGCGCCATCTTCGCGATGGAGATGGACTGGGCAAAGCTCGATGCGACCACCTTCAGCTGGCAGAAGATCATGGGATCGGAAGCCCAGCACGGCATGCTGATCCTCAGCCCCAAGGCCGTGGCGCGGATCGAAAGCTATGATCCGGCATGGCCGCTGCCCAAGCTGTTCCGCCTGAAGAAGGGCGACAAGATCAACCAGGGCATTTTCGTCGGCGAAACGATCAACACGCCGTCGATGCTGGCAACCGAAGATTACATCGCCGCGCTCGAATGGGCGAAGTCGATCGGCGGGCGCAAGGCCCTGTTCGAACGCGCTGACCGTAACGCCAAGATCGTCAAGGACTGGATCGAGGCGAAGCCGTGGCTGAAGAACATGGTTTCCGACCCGGCCAAGCGCACCAACACCGGCGTCTGCATGAAGTTCACCGGCGAATGGTACGACAGCCTGTCGCCTGAAGATCAGGCCGCGGTGCCCAAGAAGATCGTCAAGCTGCTGGAAGAACGCCACGTCGGCTATGACTTCAACGGCTATCGCGACGCACCGCCGTCCCTGCGCATCTGGTGCGGCGGCACGGTCGAGGCGGAGGATATCGAACGCCTCCTGCCGTGGATCGAATGGGCCTACGAAACCGTCAAGAACGGCTGA
- the serA gene encoding phosphoglycerate dehydrogenase, with protein sequence MTKPKVLISDKMDPNAARIFEERGCDVDVITGETPEELTARIGEYDGLAIRSSTKVTKAILDAATNLKVIGRAGIGVDNVDIPCASSKGVVVMNTPFGNSITTAEHAIALMFALARQIPDANVQTQAGEWPKSGFMGVELTNKTLGLIGAGNIGSIVASRALGLKMKVIAYDPFLTEDRAVEMGVEKVDLDTLLSRADFVTLHTPLTDETRNILSRERLEGAKKGIRIINCARGGLIDEAALKDCLESGQVAGAALDVFAVEPAKENPLFGAPNFICTPHLGASTTEAQVNVALQVAEQMADYLVNGGVTNALNMPSLSAEEAPKLKPYMALAEKLGSLVGQLAHGNLTKISIEREGAAAELSGKPITGAVLAGFMRRYSDTVNMVNAPFLAKERGLEVSEIRQTRDGAFNTLIRVSVETEQGTRSVAGTLFGKDAPRLVEIFGIGIEADLDGHMLYVVNDDKPGFIGRIGTLLGSKGINIGTFNLGRRDAGCEAVLLLSLDEEVGPDVIAEAAGVEGVKTVKALSF encoded by the coding sequence ATGACCAAACCCAAAGTACTCATCTCTGACAAGATGGACCCGAACGCCGCACGCATTTTCGAAGAGCGCGGTTGCGATGTCGATGTGATCACCGGCGAAACTCCCGAAGAACTGACCGCCCGCATCGGCGAATACGATGGCCTCGCCATCCGTTCCTCGACCAAGGTGACCAAGGCGATCCTTGACGCGGCGACCAATCTGAAGGTCATCGGCCGCGCCGGGATCGGGGTGGACAACGTCGATATCCCCTGCGCCAGTTCCAAAGGCGTGGTGGTGATGAACACCCCGTTCGGCAACTCGATCACCACCGCAGAACACGCAATCGCGCTGATGTTCGCGCTGGCGCGGCAAATTCCCGACGCCAATGTCCAGACGCAGGCGGGCGAATGGCCCAAGAGCGGCTTTATGGGCGTGGAACTGACCAACAAGACGCTGGGCCTGATCGGGGCGGGCAACATCGGCTCGATCGTCGCCAGCCGCGCGCTTGGCCTCAAGATGAAGGTGATCGCCTATGATCCCTTCCTGACGGAGGATCGCGCGGTGGAAATGGGCGTGGAGAAGGTCGACCTCGACACGCTGCTGTCGCGCGCCGATTTCGTCACGCTGCACACCCCGCTGACAGATGAAACCCGCAACATCCTCAGCCGCGAACGGCTCGAAGGGGCGAAGAAGGGCATCCGCATCATCAACTGCGCGCGCGGCGGGCTGATTGACGAGGCGGCGCTGAAGGATTGCCTCGAAAGCGGCCAGGTCGCAGGGGCGGCATTGGATGTGTTCGCGGTTGAACCGGCGAAGGAAAACCCGCTGTTCGGCGCACCCAACTTCATCTGCACCCCGCACCTTGGCGCATCGACAACCGAAGCGCAGGTCAATGTCGCCTTGCAGGTGGCCGAACAGATGGCCGATTACCTCGTCAACGGCGGCGTCACCAACGCGCTCAACATGCCTTCGCTATCGGCGGAAGAAGCGCCCAAGCTGAAGCCTTACATGGCGCTCGCCGAAAAGCTCGGCAGCCTTGTCGGGCAGCTGGCGCACGGCAATCTGACCAAGATCAGCATCGAACGCGAAGGCGCGGCGGCTGAGCTTTCGGGCAAGCCGATCACCGGCGCGGTGCTGGCGGGCTTCATGCGCCGCTATTCGGACACTGTGAACATGGTCAATGCGCCGTTCCTCGCCAAGGAGCGCGGGCTGGAAGTGTCGGAAATCCGCCAGACCCGCGATGGCGCGTTCAACACGCTGATCCGCGTTTCGGTCGAAACCGAGCAGGGCACGCGTTCCGTCGCGGGGACGCTGTTCGGCAAGGACGCACCGCGTCTGGTCGAGATTTTCGGCATCGGCATCGAAGCCGATCTGGATGGCCACATGCTGTACGTCGTCAACGACGACAAGCCGGGCTTCATCGGCCGCATCGGCACGCTGCTGGGATCGAAGGGCATCAACATCGGCACCTTCAACCTCGGTCGCCGGGATGCAGGCTGCGAAGCGGTGCTGCTGCTGAGCCTCGACGAAGAAGTCGGCCCTGACGTGATCGCCGAAGCCGCCGGGGTCGAAGGGGTCAAGACAGTCAAGGCACTGAGCTTCTGA
- a CDS encoding ATP phosphoribosyltransferase regulatory subunit, producing the protein MNKSSDLLPEGLEDRLPASAARITRAMRACLDVLDAHGYDRVRPPLLEFERTLASRMPAGVATQRCFRFVDPVSLRTLALRSDITPQIGRIAATSMANAPRPLRLAYCGDTAVIKASQLDPARERLQLGGELIGADTVAAASEIVTTAIETCQAAGLSGISVDFTLPDLVDTLAAQDAALDAETVEAIRRELDTKDAGGLKAVGGADYLPLLYATGPFAEALDALREFDKAGALTSRIEGLAAIAGRIGDSARITLDPTERHGFEYQSWLGFTLYAEGVRGAVGRGGTYRIGGSDEAATGFTLYLDRLAEGAAEPDAARKVYLALGHDPAAAAKLRSEGARTIAQIGENEDPAALGCTHVLRGTETAPL; encoded by the coding sequence ATGAACAAAAGCTCTGATCTCCTGCCCGAAGGGCTTGAAGACCGCCTGCCGGCTTCCGCCGCGAGGATCACCCGCGCAATGCGCGCGTGTCTGGATGTGCTGGACGCGCACGGATACGACCGGGTGCGTCCGCCGCTGCTCGAATTCGAACGCACGCTTGCAAGCCGTATGCCTGCCGGGGTGGCGACGCAGCGGTGTTTTCGCTTCGTCGATCCGGTCAGCCTGCGCACGCTTGCGCTGCGCAGCGATATCACCCCGCAGATCGGCCGCATCGCCGCCACCAGCATGGCCAATGCGCCGCGCCCGCTGCGGCTGGCCTATTGCGGTGACACTGCCGTGATCAAGGCCAGCCAGCTCGATCCGGCGCGCGAACGTTTGCAGCTTGGCGGGGAACTGATCGGGGCCGATACCGTCGCCGCGGCGAGCGAGATTGTCACCACCGCGATCGAGACCTGTCAGGCTGCGGGCCTTTCGGGGATTTCGGTCGATTTCACTCTGCCCGACCTCGTAGACACGCTCGCAGCGCAGGATGCGGCGCTGGATGCGGAGACGGTCGAAGCGATCCGGCGCGAACTGGATACCAAGGACGCTGGCGGATTGAAGGCGGTGGGCGGGGCGGATTACCTGCCGCTGCTTTATGCCACCGGCCCCTTTGCCGAGGCGCTTGATGCGCTGCGTGAATTCGACAAGGCCGGGGCACTCACCTCGCGGATCGAAGGGCTGGCGGCGATTGCCGGACGCATCGGAGACAGCGCGCGCATCACGCTCGACCCGACCGAGCGGCACGGGTTCGAATACCAGTCATGGCTGGGCTTCACCCTCTATGCCGAGGGCGTACGCGGCGCCGTGGGCCGGGGCGGAACCTATCGCATCGGCGGCAGCGACGAAGCGGCGACCGGGTTCACGCTCTATCTCGATCGCCTTGCCGAAGGAGCGGCTGAGCCCGACGCGGCGCGCAAGGTCTATCTCGCGCTCGGTCACGATCCCGCCGCCGCTGCCAAGCTGCGCAGCGAAGGCGCGCGGACTATCGCCCAGATCGGCGAAAACGAAGACCCGGCCGCATTGGGCTGCACCCACGTGCTGCGCGGCACGGAGACTGCGCCGCTCTAA
- a CDS encoding alpha/beta hydrolase, protein MSSPLKFPAAVLALGAAASAMIALPLLAQSQGQNRLPRECVAEIRDLCAQDGARDRGAIRECLREKRSELSSDCAAQLRSRMEQRRSGAGGARGAAALVNPYQALAKPDRTVIYGEHQRQQVDVYEPADAVEPLPLVVFIHGGGWTMGSHQAVQTKPAFFNDAGYYFASAGYRLVPDVTVEQQAADLGEGLRALLGQASAIGFDPGNIVLMGHSAGAHLAALLATDPAYAGDAFGAIRGVVLLDGAGYDVAANMAEGGPQVWQIYNRAFGRDPARQAALSPITHVGGPDAPHWLGLYVAERAMAKSQTEALIAALAQAGADASAVPISDIDHSRMNRELGTEAGAAQSEAVIAFLDAVTG, encoded by the coding sequence ATGTCTTCACCCCTGAAATTTCCCGCAGCCGTTCTGGCGCTTGGCGCTGCTGCCAGTGCGATGATCGCCCTGCCGCTGTTGGCGCAATCGCAGGGCCAGAACCGCCTGCCGCGTGAATGTGTAGCGGAAATCCGCGATCTGTGCGCGCAGGACGGGGCGCGGGATCGCGGCGCGATCAGGGAATGCCTGCGCGAGAAGCGCTCCGAATTGTCGAGCGATTGCGCCGCGCAATTGCGCAGTCGCATGGAGCAACGCCGGTCCGGTGCAGGCGGAGCGCGCGGCGCGGCGGCTTTGGTCAATCCCTATCAGGCGCTGGCGAAGCCCGATCGCACGGTGATCTATGGCGAACATCAGCGCCAGCAGGTCGATGTCTACGAACCGGCGGACGCGGTCGAGCCGCTGCCGCTAGTGGTCTTCATCCACGGCGGCGGGTGGACGATGGGCAGCCATCAGGCGGTGCAGACCAAGCCCGCCTTCTTCAACGATGCCGGATATTACTTCGCCTCCGCCGGATACCGGCTGGTGCCCGATGTGACTGTGGAACAGCAGGCCGCCGATCTTGGCGAAGGCTTGCGCGCACTGCTGGGGCAGGCGTCAGCAATCGGCTTCGATCCGGGCAATATCGTGCTGATGGGCCACAGCGCGGGCGCGCATCTGGCGGCGCTGCTGGCTACCGATCCGGCATATGCGGGCGATGCCTTTGGCGCGATCCGGGGCGTGGTGCTGCTTGACGGGGCGGGCTACGATGTCGCCGCCAATATGGCCGAAGGCGGGCCGCAGGTCTGGCAGATCTACAACCGCGCCTTCGGGCGGGATCCCGCGCGGCAGGCGGCGCTTTCGCCCATCACCCATGTCGGCGGGCCGGATGCGCCGCACTGGCTGGGCCTCTATGTTGCCGAACGCGCAATGGCCAAAAGCCAGACCGAGGCGCTGATCGCAGCACTGGCGCAGGCAGGGGCGGATGCGAGCGCGGTGCCAATCTCCGACATCGACCACAGCCGCATGAACCGTGAACTGGGCACCGAAGCAGGCGCCGCGCAAAGCGAGGCGGTAATCGCGTTTCTGGACGCGGTCACGGGTTAG
- a CDS encoding adenylosuccinate synthase — protein MANVTVIGAQWGDEGKGKIVDWLASRADVVVRFQGGHNAGHTLVIDGNVFKLSLLPSGIVSGTMSMIGNGVVLDPWALRDEVTKLEGQGVVINDDNLAIADNCPLILPLHRDLDGLRETAAGKGKIGTTGRGIGPAYEDKVGRRAIRVCDLAHLDDLEPQLDRLCAHHDALRAGFDQPPVDREALLAELRDVAPFVLRFAQPVWKRLKKVRKAGAKILFEGAQGVLLDVDHGTYPFVTSSNTVSGTAASGSGLGPNSTGFVLGIVKAYTTRVGSGPFPTELEDEVGKGIGERGHEFGTVTGRQRRVGWFDAVIVRQTCAISGVTGIALTKIDVLDGLETVKICTGYRLRGNVLDYLPSHAGDQAAVEPIYEEMEGWSESTVGARSYADLPANAIKYIQRIQELIECPVALVSTSPERDDTILMRDPFVD, from the coding sequence ATGGCCAACGTCACCGTAATCGGCGCCCAGTGGGGCGATGAGGGCAAGGGCAAGATCGTCGACTGGCTGGCGAGCCGGGCCGATGTCGTCGTGCGTTTCCAGGGCGGGCACAACGCCGGGCACACGCTGGTGATCGACGGCAATGTGTTCAAGCTGTCGCTGCTGCCATCGGGCATCGTGTCGGGCACGATGAGCATGATCGGCAATGGCGTGGTGCTCGATCCGTGGGCGCTGCGCGACGAGGTGACGAAGCTCGAAGGGCAGGGGGTCGTGATCAATGACGATAACCTCGCGATTGCGGACAACTGCCCGCTGATCCTGCCGCTGCACCGCGATCTCGACGGTTTGCGCGAAACCGCTGCGGGCAAGGGCAAGATCGGCACCACCGGGCGCGGGATCGGCCCGGCATACGAAGACAAGGTGGGCCGCCGCGCTATCCGCGTGTGCGACCTTGCCCACTTGGATGATCTGGAGCCGCAGCTTGACCGGCTGTGCGCGCACCATGATGCGCTGCGCGCCGGGTTCGATCAGCCGCCGGTGGATCGCGAGGCGCTGCTTGCCGAACTGCGGGATGTCGCACCGTTCGTGCTGCGGTTTGCGCAGCCGGTGTGGAAACGGCTGAAGAAGGTGCGCAAGGCCGGGGCCAAGATCCTGTTCGAAGGCGCGCAGGGCGTGCTGCTGGATGTCGATCACGGCACCTATCCGTTCGTCACCAGCTCCAACACCGTCAGCGGCACGGCCGCCAGCGGCAGCGGGCTGGGACCCAATTCGACCGGCTTCGTGCTGGGCATTGTGAAAGCTTACACCACCCGCGTCGGCAGCGGCCCGTTCCCGACCGAGCTTGAGGACGAGGTCGGCAAGGGCATTGGCGAGCGTGGCCATGAATTCGGCACTGTCACCGGTCGCCAGCGCCGCGTCGGCTGGTTCGATGCGGTGATCGTGCGCCAGACCTGCGCGATCAGCGGGGTGACGGGCATCGCGCTGACCAAGATCGACGTGCTCGACGGGCTGGAGACGGTGAAGATCTGCACCGGATACCGGCTGCGCGGCAATGTGCTCGACTATCTGCCCAGCCACGCCGGGGATCAGGCCGCGGTGGAGCCGATTTACGAGGAAATGGAAGGCTGGAGCGAAAGCACCGTGGGTGCTCGCAGCTATGCCGATCTGCCCGCCAATGCGATCAAGTATATCCAGCGCATCCAGGAATTGATCGAATGCCCGGTGGCGCTGGTTTCGACTTCGCCCGAACGTGACGACACGATCCTGATGCGGGATCCGTTTGTGGACTGA
- a CDS encoding L,D-transpeptidase family protein yields MKRFFALAFLMLLAACAGPPAQVVERSGQGVILPQAPVLPDVAAGTPLVADFLLVDKSDRLLIAYAKGKPIKAYRGLQFGDAPQGHKRFEGDERTPEGRYTIDTRNPRSSYHLSLRISYPNAADRAYAESMGRSPGGDIFIHGQPNGLPMGRMPGDWTDGCIALSNAEVEELWQLVPDGTPIEIRP; encoded by the coding sequence ATGAAGCGGTTCTTCGCCCTGGCGTTCCTGATGCTGCTCGCGGCCTGTGCAGGGCCTCCGGCGCAGGTGGTGGAACGATCGGGGCAGGGCGTCATTCTGCCGCAGGCGCCGGTGCTGCCCGATGTCGCCGCCGGGACGCCGCTGGTCGCCGACTTCCTGCTGGTCGACAAGTCGGATCGCCTGCTGATCGCTTATGCGAAAGGCAAGCCGATCAAGGCCTATCGCGGCTTGCAGTTCGGCGACGCGCCGCAGGGGCACAAACGCTTCGAAGGCGACGAACGCACGCCCGAAGGGCGCTACACCATCGACACGCGCAACCCGCGCAGCAGCTATCACCTGAGCTTGCGCATATCCTATCCCAACGCTGCCGACCGGGCCTATGCCGAAAGCATGGGAAGATCGCCGGGCGGCGACATCTTTATCCACGGCCAGCCCAACGGCCTGCCGATGGGCCGGATGCCCGGCGACTGGACCGATGGCTGCATCGCGCTCAGCAATGCCGAGGTCGAGGAGCTGTGGCAGCTGGTGCCTGACGGGACACCGATCGAGATACGACCTTGA
- a CDS encoding MarR family transcriptional regulator, whose amino-acid sequence MTQLDYQAADFDYDGAQDAAGVPARVAIFADRASVRGEIAADLAGAGFRTIDGGAVASLLDGPIAMLGDVVMLDCPVVDGKSLAALARLDMRAARSGAHLIISTSLDALEDVFAALDQSDPQILVQPSRAERVIAVGRVLADIANPRVREMTEVDRLNLLHLSRQVEAIAHKLEGLSGRVETSEPSQGAMFSAPARDDGLLIERGEGNRFNAARPPLPDPRHVRRIISARQARAKFFDAELFADPAWDMLLDLTAAQAEHQRVSVTSLCIAAGVPATTALRWIKQLVDSGVFVRVDDPSDRRRAFIGLSDQSASAMARYFAEVEAPLLQQAA is encoded by the coding sequence ATGACACAGCTGGACTATCAAGCCGCCGATTTTGACTATGATGGGGCGCAGGACGCGGCGGGAGTTCCGGCGCGAGTGGCAATCTTCGCCGATCGCGCTTCGGTGCGTGGCGAGATCGCGGCGGACCTGGCCGGGGCTGGTTTTCGCACGATTGACGGCGGGGCGGTCGCTTCGCTGCTGGACGGGCCGATTGCCATGCTGGGCGATGTGGTGATGCTCGATTGTCCGGTCGTCGATGGCAAGTCGCTGGCGGCACTGGCGCGGCTGGATATGCGCGCGGCACGCAGCGGGGCGCATCTCATCATATCGACCTCACTCGACGCGCTCGAAGATGTCTTCGCTGCGCTCGACCAGTCTGATCCGCAGATACTCGTGCAACCAAGCCGGGCGGAACGCGTCATCGCGGTGGGCCGGGTGCTGGCTGATATCGCCAACCCGCGCGTGCGGGAGATGACGGAGGTCGATCGCCTCAACCTGCTGCACCTTTCGCGCCAGGTGGAAGCGATCGCGCACAAGCTTGAAGGTCTTTCGGGGCGGGTCGAGACAAGCGAGCCGTCGCAGGGTGCGATGTTCTCGGCACCGGCGCGCGATGATGGCCTGCTGATCGAGCGGGGAGAGGGCAATCGGTTCAACGCCGCTCGCCCGCCGCTGCCCGATCCGCGCCATGTGCGCCGGATCATCTCGGCACGGCAAGCGCGGGCGAAGTTCTTCGATGCCGAATTGTTCGCTGATCCCGCATGGGACATGCTGCTCGATCTGACGGCGGCACAGGCGGAGCATCAGCGTGTCTCGGTGACTTCGCTGTGTATCGCCGCCGGAGTGCCGGCGACGACGGCGCTGCGCTGGATCAAGCAGCTGGTCGATAGCGGCGTGTTCGTGCGGGTCGACGATCCCAGCGACCGCCGCCGCGCATTCATCGGCCTGAGCGATCAGTCAGCGAGCGCGATGGCGCGCTATTTCGCTGAGGTCGAAGCTCCGCTGTTGCAGCAGGCGGCGTGA
- a CDS encoding precorrin-2 dehydrogenase/sirohydrochlorin ferrochelatase family protein: MSELHSLPLFHRIAGQTVLVLGDGDAAEPKRRLVERAGGIVIDDQQRAIDEGVRLAFVAFDDAKACEVAAINLRCAGLLVNVVDRPDLCDFTTPSILDRDPVLIAVATGGASAGLAKHLRLRLERLLPQSLGELAARLFASRDALRSAYPEAGQRRRALDAALSEGGALDPFDPNSAGRVDQWLAGADSVEADRTVVLSLASTDPDDLTLKQARLLGEADTVCTDANIPATILARARADARRVVCTNTDCPFATGASNRCPKAGGGLTVVLRQPPQR, from the coding sequence ATGAGCGAACTGCACAGCCTCCCGCTCTTTCACCGGATCGCCGGACAGACGGTTCTGGTGCTCGGCGATGGCGATGCGGCAGAGCCCAAGCGGCGGCTGGTCGAGCGCGCTGGCGGGATCGTGATCGATGATCAGCAGCGCGCGATTGACGAAGGCGTGCGGCTGGCCTTCGTCGCCTTTGACGATGCGAAGGCCTGCGAAGTGGCGGCGATCAACCTGCGCTGTGCGGGGTTGCTGGTGAACGTCGTGGACCGGCCTGACCTTTGCGACTTCACCACGCCGAGCATTCTCGATCGCGATCCGGTGCTGATCGCGGTTGCAACGGGCGGCGCATCGGCGGGGCTGGCCAAACATCTGCGATTGCGGCTGGAGCGGTTGTTGCCGCAATCGCTGGGCGAACTGGCCGCGCGGCTATTTGCTTCGCGCGATGCGCTGCGCAGCGCCTATCCCGAAGCGGGGCAGCGGCGTCGGGCTCTGGATGCGGCTTTGAGCGAAGGCGGGGCGCTTGATCCCTTTGATCCCAATTCGGCCGGGCGCGTGGACCAATGGCTTGCCGGCGCGGATTCGGTCGAAGCGGATCGGACGGTGGTTTTGAGCCTCGCAAGCACCGATCCGGACGATCTCACGCTCAAGCAGGCGCGCCTTCTGGGAGAAGCGGACACGGTCTGCACCGACGCAAATATCCCGGCGACGATCCTTGCGCGGGCGCGAGCGGATGCGAGACGGGTCGTTTGCACCAACACTGACTGCCCGTTTGCGACGGGAGCATCAAACCGATGCCCCAAGGCTGGCGGCGGTCTAACCGTCGTCCTGCGCCAGCCACCACAGCGGTAG